GCCGACGCCGTCGATGCCGGTGAAGTTCTGGAACGACCCGGACGGCCACAAGTACCACGACGCCTACTTCGACGTGTTCCCCGGCGTCTGGCGGCACGGCGACTGGTGCACGATCACCGAGCGCGGCGGCGTCATCATCCATGGCCGCTCGGACTCGACGCTGAACAAGCAGGGCGTCCGCATGGGTTCCGCGGACATCTACGAGGTCGTGGAGAAGCTGCCGGAGATCCGCGAAGCGCTGGTGATCGGCGTCGATCTCCCCGACGGCGGCTACTGGATGCCGCTGTTCGTCCACCTGGCCGCCGACGCGGTCCTGGACGACGCGCTCAAGGCCCGCGTGGCCGCCGCGATCCGCGCCGAACTCACGCCCCGCCACGTCCCCGACGAACTCGTCGAGATCCCCGGCGTCCCGCACACCCGCACCGGCAAGCGGCTGGAGATCCCGGTGAAGCGGCTGCTGACCGGAGCCGACCCGGCGAAGGCGGTGAACCTCGGGACGGTCGACGACCCGGCGCTGATCGCGTGGTTCGTTGAGTACGCGAAGCAGCGTGACGCAGGGGACTGAGTACCCGCGTCGGCGGGCACTTGAGTACCGGCGCGGATACGGCCGGCAGCCCCGCGGCGGGACGCTCGTCCCATGCCGAACACAGGGGACGAGCGGGAGCCCGAGAGCACGCCGCAGCATGACCCGGCCGCCTGGCGAGCCCTGGCCGTCGCGGCGGCACTCGGGATCCCCGCGACCGCGCTGACGGTCCTGAGCGTGCTCGTCGGCGGCCGCGGCCTCACGACGAACGGCCTTTACGCGGGCTGGCTTTTCGGCGCCGTGGGGTTCGGCGGTGCGCTGGCCGTGGTCCTGGCGCTGCACCGCAGATGCCGGCGCGCGTGGCGCTGGTTCTGGGCGTGGACATCAGTGCCGCTGCCGGTGCTGACCGTCGTGGTGGCCGTCGAGGTCAGCCGGCACGCATGAGCCCGGTCTCACGCATGAGCCCGGTCTACAGCGCGATGCTCTCAGAGCCCGCCGCGGCCCGCCGGCAGCCCGTACCGGTCCGAGGTCACCGAGAGCTCGGCGAACCGCGGCGCGGGCGCCGGCGACCACGGATCCCCGGGCACCGTGCGGAAGTTGGCCCGGAACTCGCCGACCAGCGCGTCGAAGACCGGTGTACCGCTCATGGATGCTGCGGCCGCCCTGCCGGCGCCGCCCCTGCTGTTCTCATACATTGTCAAACCACTGTCTTCCGGCCGACGTGCGGCGGGAACGAAGGTGTTCACCGTCGGGACCCTGCTCTTGCTCAGACCTCGTCGACCAGGTCGGCGATCGACTTCACGATCCGGGAGGGCCGGAAGGGGAAGCGCTCGATCTCGTCGGCCTGGGTCACGCCGGACAGCACCAGGAAGGTCTCCAGACCCGCCTCGATGCCGCACAGCACGTCGGTGTCCATCCGGTCACCGATCATCGCGGTCACTTCCGAGTGCGCCTTGATCTGGTTCAGACCCTCGCGCATCATCAGCGGGTTGGGCTTACCCACGAAGTAGGGCTCCACACCGGTCGCCTTTGTGATGAGCGCCGCAACCGCGCCGCAGGCCGGCTGCGGGCCGTCCGGCGTCGGGCCGGTCGCGTCGGGGTTGGTGGCGATGAAGCGCGCGCCGTTGGTCACCAGGCGGATGGCCCGGGTGATGGCGTCGATGCTGTAGGCCCGGGTCTCGCCCAGGACCACGTAGTCCGGCTCGGCCTCGGACAGGGTGTATCCGACGTCGTACAGCGCCGTGGTCAGCCCGGCTTCCCCTATGACGTAGGCGGTCCCGTTGGGCCGCTGGTTGTCCAGGAACTGCGCGGTGGCCAGCGCCGAGGTCCAGATGTGCTCCTGCGGCAGCGGGATGCCCAGGTTCGTCAGGCGCGCCGACAGGTCGTGCGGGGTGTAGATGGAGTTGTTGGTCAGCACCAGGAACGGCCGGTCCTTGGCCCGCAGCCGGCGGATGAACTCGTCCGCGCCGGGGATCATGTGTCCCTCGCGGATCAGGACGCCGTCCATGTCGGTCATCCAGCACTCGACTGGCTTGCGGTCATGCACTTCGATCTGCTCCTGGAATGGAAGGGAACATTGCGATGGTGGTGACCATCATTCCAGAAGTGAAAAGGTTTAGCGCCGGTGCGCGTGTCGCCTCGCGGCGGAAAGCTCGCCGCAGCTCCAGCCGAACGGTATTCCGCGACGGCGTAAATTGAGGCCCGGGGACATCTTCTACGCACCGGCGAGCACGAGGGTAGCACGGACGATCAGCATATTGTCCAAAGCGCCAGGTCACAGGGTTGCTGAACAGGTCCGGCGAAACGCCCGCGGACGGCGATCGCCGCGAACGTGATCAACCGAACAGCGCAGGACCGTTCGCGCCCCGGGTTGATCTTGCAGAACCTACTGAAGTGTCCCGCGCATCGCGGGCCGTATCAGGAGGAGCACGACTATGAAGAGCCGTCTCGTGAAACTCACCGCGACCGCGGGTGCCACCGCACTGCTCGCCGGCTTCGGCGCGGTAGCGGCCACATCCGCCTCCGCGGCGACCTCGCCTGCCGCCGTCGTGACGCACTCGGCCACCGTGCCGATGAGTGCCCCGATCTCGGTCCACCAGCCGCACTGGTGGCCCTGGTGCCAGATCGACCTGCTCGGCCCGGTCCTGTGCATCAACCTCTAAAAACCGACCGAATCCGTTGAGGGGTCACGGGGTTTCCACCGCAACGGACGACCGGGGCCGGACGACATCGCGTCGTCCGGCCCCGCCGTGCTTGTCAGAACTCTGCTTTGCCTGTCGGCCCGTTCACTGCTTCCCGGCCGGGGCCGGCACGCCCGCGTCGGCCGGGGAGACGTCGGTCACCGCCCCGGACACGTCCGGCGCGACCGTCGCGGCGGTGGCCGCGGCCGCCTGCTGCGCGGCGATCACCGGGTTCACCAACACCACCGCGTCGCTGTCCGCGGTGTCCGCGGTCGCCACCCGGGCCTCGACCAGCTCCGAGGGGATCCCGGTGCCGTGCCGGAAGAAGTGCGAGTGCACATGCTCGTCGTGGTGCACCAGGCCGTCCCAGCGGCGGGCGTCGAGCGTGCGGATCAGCGGGATGTGGCGCAGCTCCAGGGTGAGCAGCGTGGCCGCAGTCGCCGCGATCGACTCCTTCACCAGTCCCAGGCCGCACGCGGCGCCGATCGCGGAACAGGCGAAGATGCTCGCCGCGGTCGTGATGCCGTGCAGCACCTCGTGCTCCTCGACGGTCTGCCGGAAGCACAGCCCGCCGCCGATGAAGCCGATGCCGGTGACCGCGCCGGCCAGGATCGTGCTGGCGCCGTTGCCGGCCAGCACGCCTATCAGCGCGGTGGCCGCGCCCAGCAGCGAGAAGGTCCGGTCGCCGGCCATCGCGCCGCGGATCTGCCGCTCGAAGCCCAGCGCGAAGGTGAGAACCCAGGCCATGGCGATGCGGCCGACCGCGTCCCAGTGGGTCGGGACGTGGATGTTGTCGGCCGAAGGTACGGCCGCCAGTAGGACGGCCCCCACTGCGTGCATTTCTGTCGTCCTCCCCTGATTTCCTCTGCCGATCCAACGGAACGATAGAGGTACGCGGCCCGGGGCCGGTACCCGATGTCTGAACACTTGCCGGCCGTGATCGAACAGTTATGCAACGCGATGCCGCACGATACCGCTGCTGGAAGATCACAGGCAGGGGGTACCGTAGCGGCCATGGTGTCAGCGCTGGGCAACCGGCTGGCCGCCGGCGTGTGGGGCTGGCTGGCCAAGGCCGGGAAGGTGCACGCGGGCTCGCCGGCCGCCCGCCGTTTCGCCGCGTTCGGCGAGGGGTCGACGATGGCGTTCCCGCCGGGCACGGTCTTCGGGGAGCGCTACATATCCGTCGGCGCGCACGTACTGATCGGTGCCAACGTCACCATCTCCGCCGGCTTCGTCCCCGGCCTGGACCTCGGCCCGGACACCCTGGTGCGGATCGGCAGCGGCGTGGTGCTGGGCCGCGGCAGCCACGTGGTCGGCCACCGCTCGATCGACATCGGCGACGACGTGTACACCGGCCCCAACGTGTACATCACCGACCAGAACCACGGCTACGACGACCCCGACGTCCCGATCGGCAAGCAGTGGCCCAGCGAGGCGCCGGTGCGCATCGGCCCCGGCTGTTGGATCGGCACCAACGCGGTGATCCTGCCGGGCACGGTCCTGGGCCGCAACGTGGTCGTGGCGGCTGGCAGCGTGGTCCGCGGGGAGTTCCCCGATCACTGCGTGGTCGGCGGCGTCCCGGCCAGGATGCTGCGCCGGTACGAGGCCGAGACCGGCTGGGCGCGGGTGGACTCGCTCCAGGCCCAGACCAGGAACGCCAGCCCCGCCAACGGATAGAGCGAGCTGAGCAGCATCTGCAGCGGGTTCAGGTCGGGGGAGGGCCCGACCACCTTGTGCGGGACGGCCCAGATCAGGAACGACAGGAACACCGCGCACCACGCCACCGCGAGCTTCGGCGCGCGGACGGCGAGCAGCATCGCCACCGGAACCGCCCACACCCAGTGGTGGGACCAGCTGATCGGCGAGATCAGCAGGCCGGTGACGGCACACGTCAGCGCGCCGAGGGCGTTGTCGCCCCGCTTCGAGTTCTGAGCGGCCACCCACAATCCCGCCGCGAGCACGACGACCGCCGCGACCGCCCACAGCGCCTTGGGATCGTCGATGTGCGTGATCCGCGCGATCATCCCGGACAGCGACTGGTTGTCGGTGATGTAGGTCTTGCCGACCTTGTCGGTCTCGAAGACCTTGTGCAGCCAGAACTTCACGGACGCGTGGGGGAGCAACAGGAAAC
This window of the Catenulispora sp. EB89 genome carries:
- a CDS encoding MgtC/SapB family protein; this translates as MHAVGAVLLAAVPSADNIHVPTHWDAVGRIAMAWVLTFALGFERQIRGAMAGDRTFSLLGAATALIGVLAGNGASTILAGAVTGIGFIGGGLCFRQTVEEHEVLHGITTAASIFACSAIGAACGLGLVKESIAATAATLLTLELRHIPLIRTLDARRWDGLVHHDEHVHSHFFRHGTGIPSELVEARVATADTADSDAVVLVNPVIAAQQAAAATAATVAPDVSGAVTDVSPADAGVPAPAGKQ
- a CDS encoding HAD-IIA family hydrolase — protein: MHDRKPVECWMTDMDGVLIREGHMIPGADEFIRRLRAKDRPFLVLTNNSIYTPHDLSARLTNLGIPLPQEHIWTSALATAQFLDNQRPNGTAYVIGEAGLTTALYDVGYTLSEAEPDYVVLGETRAYSIDAITRAIRLVTNGARFIATNPDATGPTPDGPQPACGAVAALITKATGVEPYFVGKPNPLMMREGLNQIKAHSEVTAMIGDRMDTDVLCGIEAGLETFLVLSGVTQADEIERFPFRPSRIVKSIADLVDEV
- a CDS encoding acyltransferase — protein: MVSALGNRLAAGVWGWLAKAGKVHAGSPAARRFAAFGEGSTMAFPPGTVFGERYISVGAHVLIGANVTISAGFVPGLDLGPDTLVRIGSGVVLGRGSHVVGHRSIDIGDDVYTGPNVYITDQNHGYDDPDVPIGKQWPSEAPVRIGPGCWIGTNAVILPGTVLGRNVVVAAGSVVRGEFPDHCVVGGVPARMLRRYEAETGWARVDSLQAQTRNASPANG